A window of Staphylococcus lloydii genomic DNA:
AAAATTATTTTGAAAATAATCAATTATCTTTATATCAAATGAGATGGCATCCTGAAGATCCAGGTAAGCATCAATATGCGAGTGATATAAATTGGGATGATAATATCGCTCAAGTAATGAAACATTATTATGAACAACTAGGAATTAAAAAAGATCATATTAATAAGCATCATTATTTGTAAGTTAATAATCAAGTAATGGCGTCATAATATAATTTTCGTGATTTTTTGTTTATTTCATCAATTTTAGATTTGAGGTGCAAGGAAATTGAAAATAGCAATTATTGGTGCAGGTATTGGCGGATTAACTGCCGCAGCTTTATTACAAGAACAAGGCCATGAAGTAGAAATATATGAACGCAACGAGACGGTTAAAGAAGTAGGGGCAGGCATAGGTATTGGTGGCAATGTACTTGCTAAATTAGCAGGACATGACTTAGCAAAAGGTATTAAAAACGCCGGTCAATTGATCAATGCGATGGAAGTATTAGATGATAAAGGAAAGACACTTTCGACGGCTTCTTTAAAAGAAAATACCATCAATTTAACGTTACGTCGTCAAACGTTGCTAGACGTGATTAAATCATATGTTGAACCATCTTCAATTTTTACAAATCACAACGTCACACATGTTGAAAATAATAGCGATAAAGTAGAAGTGCACTTTGAGCAACAAGAAAGTAAATCGTATGATTTATGTATTGGCGCTGACGGTTTACACTCACGTGTTAGAGCAAGTGTTGAACCAGAAAGCAAGCCTATTTATCAAGGCTATACTGTCTTTCGAGGATTAGTAAAAGATGTTCATTTGAAAGAGCCTCATGTAGCTAAAGAGTATTGGACTAAAAAAGGGCGAGTAGGTATCGTACCGCTTATAAATAATGAAGCATATTGGTTTATTTCTGTTAATGCTAACGAACAGGATGAAAAATATAAATCTTATGCTAAACCGCATTTGCAAGCTAAGTACAATCATTTACCAAATGAAGTGAGAACGGTCTTAGATAAACAAGAAGAAACAGGTATCTTATTACATGACATTTATGATTTAAAACCTTTAAAAACTTTTGTTTATGAACGTACATTGTTATTAGGAGATGCTGCACATGCTACGACGCCTAATTTAGGCCAAGGCGCAGGACAAGCAATGGAAGACGCAATCGTCTTAGCAAACTGTATTAAAACTTATGACTTTGAAAAAGCATTATCACGTTATGATGAATTGCGTGTGGGACATACGAAAAAGGTCATTAAAAAATCAAGATCAATAGGTAAAATAGCGCAAAGTTCAAATGGTTTAGTTATTAGATTAAGAAATTTTATGACGAAATTGATACCCAACAAATTAATCTCTAATCAAACTAAGTTTATTTATAAAACTAAAGATAAGTAGCAAGTAAGTGCAGAAATGCAAATAGCCAATCAACATGTTTGAATATAAATGTGTTGATTGGTTTTTGTATATTATTGCAGGATAATAATCTTAAGAACCTACCTGTAAATATTAATGCAAAGTTTCTTGAGATTAACGTTTGAAATTCATATTTATCATAATAAAAAACGACGGTTACAATGGAAATACCATTATAACCGTCGTTTTTGTTTGCCAGTCATAAGACAATGGGTGTATCTTTTTAAACTGCTTAGTTTACTTTAAATTGAGGTTCGTCCCCCGATAGTTTACTAATAGTATCGTTTGCTACAATTTTAGACATCATATCACGTGCTTCGAAAGTAGCGTTACCTATATGTGGCGTTATAACAACATTGTCTAATGTTTTTAGTTCATCATTTATTTCAGGTTCAAACTCAAATACATCTAGTGCTGCGCCTTCGATTTCTTGTGCTTTTAAAGCATCGACGAGTGCTTGTTCATTAACGATGGGTCCTCTAGATGCATTGATTAAATAGCTTGTCGGTTTCATCATCTCAAATTGCTCTTTATCAATTTGATGATGTAAAGAAGGGTTGTAAGCAGCGTTGATAGTTATAAAATCAGCATTTCTAAGCAAAGTTTCTAAGTCTACATACTTAGCGCCAATTTCACGTTCTTTTTCCGGTTTTTGATGTGGCCCTGTGTACAAAATATCCATATCAAAAGCTTTGGCACGACGTGCAACAGCACTACCAATTTCACCTAAACCGATAATACCAATCGTTTTTTTAGATACTTCACGACCTCTAAAGAATAAAGGTGCCCAGCCATCAAAACCTGTGGTACGACATAGTTTATCGCCTTCAGGAATTCTTCTAGCAACTGATAAAACTAATGCGATTGTTAATTCAGCAGTAGCGTCTGTTGAAGCTTTAGGTGTATTTGTAACATCAATATTGTTTTGTCGTGCATAATCAATATCCACATTATTAAAGCCAGCGCCATAGTTTGCAATGATTTTTAAATTTTTACCAGCATCGATAATTTCTTTATCAACATTAGTAGAAAGTAAACTAACTAAAGCATCGGCATCTTTGACGCCATCTTTTAATGTTTGTTGGTCTATAATACCAGTACCTTCATAAACAGAAACTTCAAAATGTTGTTCGAGTAAATCTAAACCTACTTGTGGGATTGCTCCAGCAATAAATACTTTTGACATTTATGTTCACATCCTTTACCACTAGTATAATAAAGATTTTAAAGAGTCACAAACTGTAGTGTTTTAACTTATTAATTTTAATCCTATGACTGCTACGATGATTAACCCTATAAAGAAAATGCGCGCGACGCTTTTAGATTCTTTGTAAAACAACATCCCAACAATCGTGCCACCACCAGTACCTATTCCACTCCACACAGAGTAGGCAGTCCCCATAGGAATTTGAAGCATAGCAATTTTTAATGTGCTAAAACTACAAATAAAAGCTATGGCAAGTGCGACGATTAGTGATTTATGATGTCGCTTTGAAAGTTCATTTAAAATAATAACACCGACAATTTCCATACAACCTGCTGCTACTAATATTAACCATGCCATTATGCTTCACCTTCATTCGTAGTTAATTTAAGTCCGATTATTCCAATGATTAATAAAGCGATTAAAATAATTTTTATTAAACTAAATGGTTCATGGAAAAATAATATATCGACTAACACTGTACCAATGGTCCCCATGCCGACGAAAACGGCGTAAACAGTACCTACCGGTAATGTTTTACAAGCGGCTATAACTAAATAAAAACTTAAAATAATAAAAATGGCGACGACAAGCCACGCAAACAACGAGTCGGCTTTATTCAAGCCCGTAACCCAAATAACTTCTACCAAACCAGCTAAAAATACTTTAAGCCATTGCATAGTAGACCTCCTTATATATGTAATAAACTCCACCATTTTCTCAGAAACTATAATGTCATGCAATGAGAATGATTTTTGGCAAAAAAATAACAAATGACCGAAGCCATTTGTTATCTATTTATTAATAATAAGTTAAGTTTTATTTTACGTGAATGTAATTATAAGAACCAGCTTCACTTGCTGAGATAGTACGGTTACTTACAGAGTATGGTCCGCCACTGTAGTTCATTTCTGATACTTCAACAGAACCGTCACTATTTACATCTTCAACATAAGCAACGTGTCCATAAGCACCAGCAGATGATTGTAAGATTGAACCAGCTGAAGGTGAATTGTTTACTGTGTATCCTGCTGCAGAAGCTGCAGAAGCCCAGTTATTTGCATTTCCCCAAGTAGAACCGATGTTTCCACCAACTTTATCGTAAACATACCAAGTACATTGACCTGCAGTGTATAAATTACCACTAGCGTTTTGTGTATTGCTTGATTGTGTTGATTGTTGAGTGTTAGCAGTTTCTGCTGCATGAGCTTCATGTCCATGATCTAATCCTACGATTGCTGCTCCGATACCTGCTGTTAATGTTGTAGCTGTTACTAATTTTTTCATAATAAAAATATCCTCCCAAAAATTTCTATCTTTATATTTCTAAGCGATTGACTGAAATGACTTTATTCTAATGTCGCATGAATACTACTAGCGATTACGACAAGTAATACTTTATCAGAAGAAAACGAGTTTGTGTGGTTTGTTATTGTTTTGTAAAGTAATTAAAAAAACCTCACATATCGTTGTAATAAACGCTACATGAAGTTACAAAATGATATCAGCTCAGTAATGGGAATAGAGACGATAACCATAATACTTATATGAATTTGTGGTAATACTTTATTACAAGGCCTTGTAAATTTTCATAATATTGTGTTTGGCTTATTTTATGAATTTTATGGATAAAGGTGGTAGATAATATTCACCATTGCTAGCTTTGACTATGGCAATAATTGTGAAAATTAAATTTAAAATGGCTACAATAGGTAATAATACAAATCCGATTAGAATTAATATCAGTACCGTAGCAACGATTGTCCAAATAAAATAAGAAATTAAAAAGTTAAAGTAATCTTTTCCACCACGGTCGACGAAAGGTGAGTCTTCACGTTTAACTAACCATATAATTAATGGACCTATAAAAGAAGTGAAGAAACTTAATATATAAATTAACATGACCATTAAACGTTCTTCACTCGTCGTATTTAAAGTTTGTTTAGTATCATCATAATCGTATTGATATGCATCATTATTCGTCATATAATCCCTCCTTTTGAGTGGATTATAACAAACTATTGAAATAATTAATATATTGTGTAGCAAATACTTCGGTAATATGATAGTTTACAATGAAGTGGTTTATATACTAAATTGAACTGCGGCAAGTTAAATCCTATTAAAGAAAGAAGTGATAAGCATGAAAATAGCAATCGTAGGATCAGGTAACGGTGCGGTGACAGCTGCGCTAGATATGATAACTAAGGGTCATGAAGTAAAATTATATTGTAGAAACCAATCAATTCATAAATTTGAAACTGCTATTAATAATGGGGGCTTTCATTTTAATAATGAAGGCGAAGAACAGTTTGTAGAATTTACAAATATTAGTGATGATATGGAATATGTATTGCAGGATGCAGAAGTCATACAAATCATTATTCCATCTTCTTTTATAGAACATTATGCTAAAACAATGGCAGAATTTTTAACAAATGATCAATTTATTTTATTTAACATGGCAGCAGCAATGGGGTCAATTAGATTTATTAATGTACTTGAAGATATGCATATCGAAACGATGCCGAAATTTGCTGAAGTCAATACATTAACTTATGGGACAAGAGTTGACTTTGATAAAGCAGAAGTCAATTTATCTTTAAATGTGAGAAAAGTTCATTTTTCTACTTATGATAAATCTTATTTAGCAGACAGCTTTAAATTAGTTGAAGAACTTTATCCAAATATTGTTAAAGAAGAAAGTTTATGGAAAACTAACCTTGAAAACGGGAACCCTGAAGTGCATCCGGGGCCTACTTTATTAAATGTTGGACGTATCGATTATGCGGACGAGTTTGCATTGTATAAAGAGGGTATAACTTTGCATACAGTTAAATTGTTGCACGCAGTTGAATTAGAAAGATTAACTTTAGGGAGAAAGTTAGGTTTTGAATTGAATACTGCGAAAGGTGCCAGAATAGAACGTGGTTATCTATCCGAAGAGGATGAAGATATGCCATTGCATAGATTATTCAATTCAAGTGAAGTATTTTCACAAA
This region includes:
- a CDS encoding DMT family transporter is translated as MQWLKVFLAGLVEVIWVTGLNKADSLFAWLVVAIFIILSFYLVIAACKTLPVGTVYAVFVGMGTIGTVLVDILFFHEPFSLIKIILIALLIIGIIGLKLTTNEGEA
- a CDS encoding CHAP domain-containing protein, with amino-acid sequence MKKLVTATTLTAGIGAAIVGLDHGHEAHAAETANTQQSTQSSNTQNASGNLYTAGQCTWYVYDKVGGNIGSTWGNANNWASAASAAGYTVNNSPSAGSILQSSAGAYGHVAYVEDVNSDGSVEVSEMNYSGGPYSVSNRTISASEAGSYNYIHVK
- a CDS encoding DMT family transporter, which gives rise to MAWLILVAAGCMEIVGVIILNELSKRHHKSLIVALAIAFICSFSTLKIAMLQIPMGTAYSVWSGIGTGGGTIVGMLFYKESKSVARIFFIGLIIVAVIGLKLIS
- a CDS encoding NAD/NADP-dependent octopine/nopaline dehydrogenase family protein, giving the protein MKIAIVGSGNGAVTAALDMITKGHEVKLYCRNQSIHKFETAINNGGFHFNNEGEEQFVEFTNISDDMEYVLQDAEVIQIIIPSSFIEHYAKTMAEFLTNDQFILFNMAAAMGSIRFINVLEDMHIETMPKFAEVNTLTYGTRVDFDKAEVNLSLNVRKVHFSTYDKSYLADSFKLVEELYPNIVKEESLWKTNLENGNPEVHPGPTLLNVGRIDYADEFALYKEGITLHTVKLLHAVELERLTLGRKLGFELNTAKGARIERGYLSEEDEDMPLHRLFNSSEVFSQIKGPNEVKNRYLTEDIAFGLVLWSSLGRALDVETPNIDAIIVIASTILERDFFEEGLTVEELGLEKLGLD
- a CDS encoding 2-hydroxyacid dehydrogenase family protein codes for the protein MSKVFIAGAIPQVGLDLLEQHFEVSVYEGTGIIDQQTLKDGVKDADALVSLLSTNVDKEIIDAGKNLKIIANYGAGFNNVDIDYARQNNIDVTNTPKASTDATAELTIALVLSVARRIPEGDKLCRTTGFDGWAPLFFRGREVSKKTIGIIGLGEIGSAVARRAKAFDMDILYTGPHQKPEKEREIGAKYVDLETLLRNADFITINAAYNPSLHHQIDKEQFEMMKPTSYLINASRGPIVNEQALVDALKAQEIEGAALDVFEFEPEINDELKTLDNVVITPHIGNATFEARDMMSKIVANDTISKLSGDEPQFKVN
- a CDS encoding FAD-dependent monooxygenase, with product MKIAIIGAGIGGLTAAALLQEQGHEVEIYERNETVKEVGAGIGIGGNVLAKLAGHDLAKGIKNAGQLINAMEVLDDKGKTLSTASLKENTINLTLRRQTLLDVIKSYVEPSSIFTNHNVTHVENNSDKVEVHFEQQESKSYDLCIGADGLHSRVRASVEPESKPIYQGYTVFRGLVKDVHLKEPHVAKEYWTKKGRVGIVPLINNEAYWFISVNANEQDEKYKSYAKPHLQAKYNHLPNEVRTVLDKQEETGILLHDIYDLKPLKTFVYERTLLLGDAAHATTPNLGQGAGQAMEDAIVLANCIKTYDFEKALSRYDELRVGHTKKVIKKSRSIGKIAQSSNGLVIRLRNFMTKLIPNKLISNQTKFIYKTKDK
- a CDS encoding DUF4870 domain-containing protein — its product is MTNNDAYQYDYDDTKQTLNTTSEERLMVMLIYILSFFTSFIGPLIIWLVKREDSPFVDRGGKDYFNFLISYFIWTIVATVLILILIGFVLLPIVAILNLIFTIIAIVKASNGEYYLPPLSIKFIK